From a region of the Vagococcus coleopterorum genome:
- the udk gene encoding uridine kinase produces the protein MSEAKKPIVIGVTGGSGSGKTSVSKAILNEFKDHSIMLFEQDAYYKNQSHLSYEDRLKTNYDHPFAFDTELLIEQLTDLINYKAVDKPVYDYEAHTRSDKVVHQEPKEVIIVEGILILEDEHLRDLMDIKVYVDTEDDIRIIRRIKRDMEERGRTLDSVIDQYLTVVKPMFTQFIEPTKKFADIIIPEGGSNQVAIDLMTTKIGSILDK, from the coding sequence ATGAGCGAAGCAAAGAAACCAATCGTCATCGGTGTTACTGGCGGTTCTGGTAGTGGAAAAACAAGTGTTAGCAAAGCGATTTTAAATGAATTTAAAGATCATTCTATTATGTTATTTGAACAGGATGCCTATTATAAAAATCAAAGCCATTTAAGCTATGAAGACCGATTGAAAACTAATTATGATCACCCGTTTGCCTTTGATACAGAATTGTTGATTGAGCAACTGACGGATCTAATTAACTATAAAGCGGTAGATAAACCGGTTTATGATTATGAAGCTCATACTCGAAGCGATAAAGTCGTTCATCAAGAACCTAAAGAAGTAATTATTGTCGAAGGAATTTTGATTTTAGAAGATGAACACCTACGTGATTTAATGGATATTAAGGTTTATGTGGATACCGAAGATGATATTCGTATTATCCGTCGTATTAAACGAGATATGGAAGAACGTGGCCGTACCTTAGATTCTGTTATTGATCAATATTTAACAGTTGTAAAACCGATGTTTACACAATTTATTGAACCCACTAAAAAGTTCGCTGATATTATTATTCCAGAAGGTGGCTCAAATCAAGTCGCTATTGATTTGATGACAACTAAAATTGGAAGTATTCTAGATAAATAA
- the dinB gene encoding DNA polymerase IV, translated as MANELRFPLKNDVSRKIIHLDMDAFYASVEERDHPELKGQPLVIARHPKETGGKGVVTTANYAAREYGIHSAMSAQKAYELCPKANFIPGDISHYKEISAQIHKIFHRYTDIIEPLAFDEAYLDVTENKVGSTSAIKIARMIQRDIWEELQLTCSAGVSYNKFLAKLASDFEKPKGLTLVLPEDAEAFLKEMPIEKFHGVGKKTVIKMHELGIFTGSDLYKVEEMSLIQEFGKMGYELYRKVRGIHNAPVNPNRQRKSIGRENTYSKPLISENQVILQLRELSNDVSKALKNHQKHGQTVVLKVRYDNYETITRRRTLSEYVETAEDIFFHAQLIWEEFAESNQSIRLLGVTVTNLDPRTFETISLDLKQK; from the coding sequence ATGGCGAATGAGTTAAGATTCCCGCTGAAGAATGATGTGTCTCGAAAAATAATTCATTTAGATATGGATGCCTTTTATGCATCGGTGGAAGAACGTGATCACCCGGAATTAAAAGGGCAACCCTTAGTCATTGCACGTCACCCTAAAGAGACAGGCGGTAAAGGGGTTGTCACAACAGCCAACTATGCTGCTCGTGAGTATGGTATACATTCAGCTATGAGCGCGCAAAAAGCCTATGAACTATGTCCTAAAGCTAATTTTATTCCTGGGGACATTTCTCATTACAAAGAAATATCCGCTCAGATTCACAAAATTTTTCATCGTTATACGGATATCATAGAGCCATTGGCATTTGACGAAGCTTACTTAGATGTGACAGAAAATAAAGTTGGCTCAACGAGTGCGATTAAAATCGCTAGAATGATTCAAAGGGACATCTGGGAGGAACTTCAGTTAACTTGTTCGGCCGGTGTTAGTTATAATAAATTCTTGGCAAAGCTAGCCTCGGATTTTGAAAAACCTAAAGGGTTAACATTAGTGTTACCCGAAGATGCTGAAGCCTTTTTAAAAGAGATGCCAATTGAAAAGTTTCATGGTGTAGGTAAAAAAACAGTTATCAAAATGCATGAATTGGGTATTTTTACAGGTTCAGACTTGTATAAGGTTGAAGAAATGTCTTTGATTCAAGAATTTGGGAAGATGGGATATGAACTTTATCGAAAAGTACGCGGGATTCACAATGCTCCTGTTAACCCGAATCGTCAACGAAAATCGATAGGTCGGGAAAATACATATAGTAAACCTTTAATTAGTGAAAACCAGGTAATATTACAATTGAGAGAGTTGTCTAACGACGTGTCCAAGGCGTTAAAAAATCATCAAAAACATGGGCAGACGGTTGTTTTAAAAGTAAGATATGATAATTACGAAACGATTACTCGACGACGGACGTTGTCTGAGTATGTAGAGACTGCTGAGGATATTTTTTTTCATGCTCAATTGATTTGGGAAGAGTTTGCTGAAAGCAATCAAAGCATTAGGTTGCTAGGTGTGACAGTGACCAATCTTGATCCAAGGACATTTGAAACGATTAGTTTAGATTTAAAACAAAAATAA